One genomic region from Zalophus californianus isolate mZalCal1 chromosome 2, mZalCal1.pri.v2, whole genome shotgun sequence encodes:
- the HR gene encoding lysine-specific demethylase hairless: MESTPSFLKDTPAWEKTAPEKGILGQEPDTLPRDGLRRGALCLGEPAPFWRGVLSTPDSWLPSGIPQSPKDTLPQVEGEGPRNGERKANWLGSKEGLRWKEAMLTHPLALCGSACPPRYGPLIPEHNNGGHPKSDPVAFRPLHCPFLLETKILEQAPFWVPTCLPPYLVSSLPPERPCDWPLAPHPWVYSGGQPKVPSAFGLGSKGFYHKDPSILRLAKEPLATAEPGLLGLASGGHLQRTGEVEHPSFHQRDGEAGVGRHQNLCPFLLGHPDSVPRTPWPPCPPGLVHTLGNVWTLPGSGSLGYHLGPSATSRCPTPGPPATQGGCCSSHPPARDGGLGPCGKCQEGGTIGPSESIEEVNKASGPRACPPSHHTKLKKTWLTRHSEQFGCPGGCPGDEESPSAQLQALKRASSPEVQGAGGSPAAKRPPNPFPGSAGQGARGRQEMLDSSFGNKAEAVQHDDHRGPQDGRASLQDPGLQDTSCSAPLAGMAPCQSCTHAAGEAGGLARHSQQVPRLPLGGEQPQDEDSAAGSEEGGGSGPEARLSKGLAKHLLSGLGDRLCRLLRREREALAWAQREGQGPARTEDNPGVPRCCSRCHRGLFNTHWKCPHCSHRLCVACGRMAGARRARDKAGPQEESTEECPQEARHTASSLMLTQFVSSQALAELSTAMHEVWVKFDIRGHCPCQADARVWASGDGGQQKEPTEKTPPVPQSSCNGDTNRTKDIKEETPDSTETPAEDRAGRGPLPCPSLCELLASTAVKLCLGHERIHMAFAPVTPALPSDDRITNILDSIIAQVVERKIQEKALGPGLRAGPGLRKGLGLPLSPVRPRLPPPGALLWLQEPRPQRGFHVFQEHWRQGQPVLVSGIQRTLRGNLWGTEALGALGGQVQALTPLGPPQPTSLHSATFWEGFSRPEIRPKSDEGSVLLLHRALGDEDTNRMENLAASLPLPEYCARHGKLNLASYLPPGPALRPLEPQLWAAYGVSPHRGHLGTKNLCVEVTDLVSVLVRAETPPPTWHRAQKDFLSGLDGEGLWSPGSQVSTVWHVFRAQDAQRIRRFLQMVCPAGAGNLEPGTPGYCYLDAGLRRRLREEWGVNCWTLLQAPGEAVLVPAGAPHQVQGLVSTVSVTQHFLSPETSALSAQLCHQGPSLSPDRRLLYAQMDWAVFQAVKVSVGTLQEAK; encoded by the exons ATGGAGAGTACGCCCAGCTTCCTGAAGGACACCCCAGCCTGGGAGAAGACAGCCCCTGAGAAGGGCATCCTGGGACAGGAGCCGGATACCCTGCCTCGAGATGGTCTGCGCCGGGGCGCACTGTGCCTGGGAGAGCCTGCTCCCTTTTGGAGGGGTGTCCTAAGCACCCCAGACTCCTGGCTTCCCTCTGGCATTCCCCAGAGCCCCAAGGACACGCTCCcacaggtggagggagaaggccCCCGCAATGGGGAGAGGAAGGCCAACTGGCTGGGTAGCAAGGAGGGGCTGCGCTGGAAGGAGGCAATGCTTACCCACCCATTGGCACTCTGTGGCTCAGCGTGCCCGCCTCGCTATGGCCCCCTGATTCCTGAGCATAATAATGGTGGCCATCCCAAGAGTGACCCTGTGGCCTTCCGGCCCTTGCACTGCCCCTTCCTTCTGGAGACCAAGATCCTCGAGCAAGCTCCCTTCTGGGTGCCCACCTGCTTGCCACCCTACCTAGTGTCCAGCCTGCCTCCAGAGCGTCCATGTGACTGGCCCCTGGCCCCACACCCCTGGGTGTACTCAGGGGGGCAGCCCAAAGTGccctctgccttcggcttaggcaGCAAG GGCTTTTACCACAAGGATCCAAGCATCCTCAGGCTGGCAAAGGAACCATTGGCAACCGCGGAACCTGGGTTGTTAGGCTTAGCCTCTGGTGGGCATCTCCAGAGAACTGGGGAAGTGGAGCATCCTTCATTCCAccagagagatggagaggcagGAGTCGGCAGGCATCAGAACCTTTGCCCGTTCCTCCTGGGGCATCCGGACTCTGTTCCCCGGACCCCCTGGCCCCCGTGCCCCCCGGGCCTGGTTCATACTCTTGGCAACGTCTGGACTCTACCGGGGAGTGGGAGCCTTGGGTACCATCTGGGGCCATCAGCCACATCAAGGTGCCCCACTCCTGGGCCTCCTGCCACCCAGGGAGGCTGTTGCTCATCTCACCCACCTGCTAGAGATGGAGGTCTTGGCCCCTGTGGGAAGTGCCAGGAGGGGGGCACCATCGGGCCCAGTGAATCCATTGAGGAAGTGAACAAGGCCTCTGGTCCCAGGGCCTGCCCACCCAGCCATCACACCAAGCTAAAGAAGACATGGCTCACACGACACTCTGAGCAGTTTGGGTGTCCAGGTGGTTGCCCTGGGGACGAGGAGAGCCCTTCTGCCCAGCTGCAGGCCCTCAAGAGGGCAAGCAGCCCTGAGGTCCAGGGAGCGGGTGGAAGCCCAGCTGCCAAGCGCCCGCCCAACCCTTTCCCAGGCAGTGCGGGGCAGGGGGCCAGAGGTCGGCAGGAGATGCTGGACTCATCATTTGGGAACAAGGCAGAGGCCGTGCAGCATGATGACCACAGAG gaccccaagatggTAGGGCCAGCCTCCAGGACCCAGGGCTTCAGGATACATCTTGTTCGGCTCCCCTGGCAGGCATGGCTCCATGCCAAAGCTGTACCCATGCAGCTGGAGAGGCGGGAGGGCTGGCCCGCCACTCCCAGCAAGTGCCGAG ATTGCCTCTGGGAGGGGAGCAGCCGCAGGACGAAGACTCAGCAGCTGGCtcggaggagggaggagggtctggCCCCGAGGCCCGGCTCAGCAAGGGCCTTGCCAAGCATCTGCTAAGTGGTTTGGGGGACCGACTATGCCGCCTGCTGCGGAGGGAGCGCGAAGCCCTGGCCTGGGCGCAGCGGGAAG GCCAGGGGCCCGCCAGGACAGAAGACAACCCAGGCGTTCCACGCTGCTGCAGCCGCTGCCACCGCGGACTCTTCAACACCCACTGGAAATGCCCCCACTGTAGCCACCGGCTGTGTGTGGCCTGTGGCCGCATGGCGGGTGCTAGGAGGGCCAGGGACAAAGCAG GCCCTCAGGAGGAGTCCACGGAGGAGTGTCCCCAAGAGGCCAGGCATACTGCCAGTTCACTGATGCTCACCCAATTCGTTTCTAGCCAGG CCTTGGCAGAATTGAGCACCGCCATGCACGAGGTTTGGGTCAAGTTTGACATCCGGGGGCACTGCCCCTGCCAAGCTGATGCCCGAGTGTGGGCCTCTGGGGATGGGGGCCAGCAG AAGGAGCCGACAGAGAAAACTCCCCCAGTTCCACAGTCTTCTTGCAACGGGGACACCAACAGGACCAAGGACATCAAAGAGG AGACCCCGGACTCCACCGAGACCCCGGCAGAGGACCGTGCCGGCCGAGGGCCCCTaccttgtccctctctctgtgaaCTGCTGGCCTCCACTGCTGTCAAACTCTGCTTGGGGCACGAGCGGATACACATGGCCTTTGCCCCGGTcactcctgccctgcccagc GATGACCGCATCACCAACATCCTGGACAGCATCATCGCGCAGGTGGTGGAAAGGAAGATCCAGGAGAAAGCCCTGGGGCCGGGGCTGCGGGCCGGGCCAGGACTGCGCAAAGGCCTGGGCCTGCCCCTCTCACCAGTGCGGCCCCGGCTGCCTCCTCCCGGAGCTCTGCTGTGGCTGCAGGAGCCCAGGCCTCAGAGAGGCTTCCATGTCTTCCAGGAGCACTGGAGGCAGGGCCAG CCCGTGTTGGTGTCGGGGATTCAGAGGACATTGCGAGGCAACCTGTGGGGGACGGAAGCTCTTGGGGCACTTGGAGGCCAGGTGCAGGCACTGACGCCCCTCGGGCCTCCCCAGCCCACAAGCCTCCACAGTGCAACGTTCTGGGAAGGATTCTCCCGGCCTGAAA TTCGCCCAAAGTCAGACGAGGGCTCCGTCCTCCTGCTGCACAGAGCTCTGGGGGACGAGGACACCAACAG GATGGAGAACCTGGCTgccagcctgcccctccccgaGTACTGTGCCCGCCACGGGAAACTCAACTTGGCTTCCTACCTCCCACCTGGCCCCGCCCTGCGTCCACTGGAGCCCCAGCTGTGGGCAGCCTATG GTGTGAGCCCGCACCGTGGGCACCTGGGGACCAAGAACCTCTGTGTGGAGGTGACCGACCTGGTCAGCGTCCTGGTACGCGCTGAGACCCCGCCGCCTACCTGGCACCGGGCACAGAAAG ACTTCCTCTCAGGCCTGGATGGGGAGGGGCTCTGGTCTCCAGGCAGCCAGGTCAGCACTGTCTGGCACGTGTTCCGAGCACAGGACGCTCAGCGCATCCGCCGCTTTCTCCAGATG GTGTGCCCGGCCGGAGCAGGCAACCTGGAGCCTGGCACCCCGGGCTACTGCTACCTGGATGCAGGGCTGCGGCGGCGCCTGCGGGAGGAGTGGGGCGTGAACTGCTGGACCCTGCTGCAGGCCCCTGGAGAGGCCGTGCTGGTGCCTGCCGGGGCTCCCCACCAG GTGCAGGGCCTGGTAAGCACCGTGAGTGTCACTCAGCACTTCCTGTCCCCGGAGACCTCTGCCCTCTCTGCTCAGCTCTGCCACCAGGGACCCAGCCTGTCCCCTGACCGCCGCCTGCTTTATGCCCAG atGGACTGGGCTGTGTTCCAAGCAGTGAAGGTGTCTGTGGGAACATTACAGGAGGCTAAATAG
- the NUDT18 gene encoding 8-oxo-dGDP phosphatase NUDT18, which produces MASEGLAGALAAVLGGQGLNVHSCDSVPAGEPRAPVRLRKNVCYVVLAVFLNEQDEVLLIQEAKKECRGSWYLPAGRMEPGETIVEALQREVKEEAGLHCEPLTLLSVEERGPSWIRFVFLARATGGNLKTSKEADAESLQAGWYPRTSLPTPLRAQDILHLVELAAQYRQQARHPLILPQELPCSLVCQRLVATFTSVQTVWVLVGTVGMPHLPITACGFTPMEQRGGIKMAILRLLQECLSLHHLAVETKGLLGLQHLGKDHADGVCLNVLVTVAFRNPGMQSEPPKVRGENFFWWKVMEEDLQSQLLQRLQESSVVPVNR; this is translated from the exons ATGGCATCGGAGGGCCTGGCGGGGGCGCTGGCGGCGGTGTTGGGGGGCCAGGGGCTGAATGTGCACAGCTGCGACTCGGTGCCGGCCGGGGAGCCCCGGGCGCCCGTGCGGCTGCGGAAGAACGTCTGCTACGTGGTGCTGGCCGTGTTCCTCAACGAGCAG gaTGAGGTGCTACTGATCCAGGAGGCCAAGAAAGAGTGCCGTGGGTCTTGGTACCTACCCGCGGGGAGAATGGAGCCTGGGGAGACCATCGTGGAGGCACTGCAGCGGGAGGTGAAGGAGGAGGCCGGGCTGCACTGTGAGCCTCTGACATTGCTGTCTGTGGAGGAGCGCGGCCCCTCCTGGATCCGCTTTGTGTTCCTCGCTCGAGCCACAG GTGGAAATCTCAAGACTTCCAAGGAGGCGGATGCGGAGTCCCTGCAGGCTGGCTGGTACCCACGAACCTCCCTGCCCACTCCACTGCGAGCCCAGGACATTCTACACCTGGTAGAGCTAGCCGCCCAGTACCGCCAGCAAGCCAGGCACCCTCTTATTCTGCCCCAGGAGCTTCCCTGTAGTCTGGTCTGCCAGCGACTCGTGGCCACCTTTACCAGTGTCCAGACAGTGTGGGTGTTGGTGGGCACAGTGGGGATGCCTCACTTGCCCATCACTGCCTGCGGCTTCACTCCCATGGAGCAAAGGGGTGGCATCAAGATGGCCATCCTGCGGCTGCTACAGGAGTGTCTGAGCCTGCACCACTTGGCAGTGGAGACCAAGGGGTTGCTTGGACTGCAACATCTGGGCAAAGACCATGCAGATGGCGTCTGCTTGAATGTGCTGGTGACTGTGGCTTTTCGGAACCCAGGTATGCAGAGTGAGCCCCCAAAGGTTCGGGGTGAGAACTTTTTTTGGTGGAAGGTGATGGAGGAAGATCTACAAAGCCAGCTCTTACAGAGACTTCAGGAATCATCTGTTGTCCCAGTCAACAGATAG